The following is a genomic window from Sphaerodactylus townsendi isolate TG3544 linkage group LG16, MPM_Stown_v2.3, whole genome shotgun sequence.
TGCACATTcaagccctccggggataaggataaggcggcctataagtttaataaaataaataaataaataaataagaaacttgctttctttaaaaaatcttgtttgaAAATTCAGCAAGGAGCCCTATATACTTGCAAAATGTTGGCTGTCCCATGGCTATGGTTATCTATATGGCTATGGCCATGCACCTCCCCGAGATGCCAGAACTATGCTTCCTCTCCCATGGTTGTATGGGAAAACCTCAGCTGCATTCCGCCTCCCACCCCTTCTGTAGGTAAAGTCAGCTATCTCTGGGTGTCTGCTGCCCCCTTGTGATCTACGGCATGATTATTTACCTGAGAAGGAGAAAGTCTTTTGTGAGAGATGGGTGGATTCTGGACAGCACAAATATGAAGTTTTCAGGATGCTATAAATAGCGTTCAGGGGAAGAATGTCACAGGTTTCTTCCTGCTGGgttactagtcacagttcttgggaactctctcagccccaccaggtgtctgttgtggggagaggaagggaaaggagcttgtaagcctccttgggtctccttacaggagagaaaggtggagtataaatccaaactcttcttctcttccccaaaatgacttaagcctgttatattcctctcaacctgggttttcaaaaatcgctaaactagtgatctttccccaAAATCCTAGGTTGAAGGTGCTCCTGCACGAACACGACGAGTGATACTTCATTCTTCCCACCTGCTGGGAACCTGAGTTCCAATCccactcagtcagtcagtcagtcagtcagtcagtcagtggcaGAATCCAACCCAGAACATTAATGCTCAAGAAGACCTCCGGCACAGTTCTGCCTCTAGCAAGACCATTTGAAATGATATTTTCTtcgtatggtcgaaggctttcacggctggaatgactggggtgttgtgtggtttccaggctgtatggctgtgctctcatagcattttctcctgatgttttgcctgcacctgtggctggcagatcctctgaagatgccagccacagatgcaggtgaaacgtcaggagaaaatgctactagaacacagccatacagcccaggaaccacacaacaccccagatatTTTCTTCCTTACCTGCAACGAAAAGAGGTTCTTCAGCCTGAGCGTCTAAGGTACCACCAGCATCATTAACTAACTAACTCTTGGTATGTTCGAACATGCTGatcaatgcattttcaatccacttccagtgcgcTTCAccatttgcaagtagattttgccatttcacagagGAACGTctcactgcaaagtgcattgaaagtgcattgaaagtatcCTTTCCAGTGAGTGTGAAAGCACCGTCAACATGGACCAGGCATATTGTTTCAACTGAACCTGccctgcaggattgttgtgaggctaaaacagAAAAGTAGATAGCCCAGTGTAAAGGATTCCCCAGTTCCTTGAGACACAAGTGGGTGCACGAAGACAAACTTATTCTTCAAagcatatgtttatttattttgaagacaGGCCTGGTATTAATAGGGCAAGAGCGATGGTTGGAAGCATATGGGATGGGGAAAGTGGTGGAGTGTTCTGGACAGGTGGCAGACATTGAAACTCAAAGCCCTGAGTTCTAGACGTTAACTGGCATTTGTCACACGGTGAAGCCACATTAGTGGTGGGGTCAGACTAACAGCAAGAAGCATGCCGTGGTTTGAAATTCTCTCACGCGTCAGGGAACAGCAGAAAGCCCGAGAAAATGCTGTCGGCTCCATCTGTCCCTCCAATCAGCGAATTCTTTTCAGTGGGCTCCAGCCAGACTGACTCGCCCGCTGCCAGGCGGAGCACCACACCTCCCGTGGTGACTTGGAAGGTGTTGTGGGTGAAATCACAGAACGCCACCACCTTGTCACCTCGGCTGCCCTGCCCTTTCTTGAGATGGACGCAGAGGTTGTTCCGGGAGGTGACATGGTAGGTGAAGTAATAAAGTCCCGGCATCTGGCAAGTGAAGCGGCCGTAGCGGTTCTCATAGTGGCGGTTCACGTTGACGAGGACGCGGTCAAATCGGACCGGCTGCCCACGCCTGGGCAGCATGGAGACCATtctggctgctgagaaggctgaTTTGAGAGTGGTCTTGTAGTCTCCGGATTCTCCTTTGGGACCACGGGAACCTGGTGGGCCAGGGGGACCTTTTGACCCTGCCGGGCCTTTGGGGCCAACTTTCCCCGGATGACCCTCTTCCCCAGGCTCTCCTTTTTCTCCAACATCTCTGAAGTCATCAGACTTCCCGGGAGGACCTAAGGAAGGGAAGCAGGGaaatggaaaagaagggaaagagatgATTGAAAGGACTGAATCTATACTATTCCCAAAGGTCAAgttgcaaaattaaaatcaaacaagaATTTATCATAAGGTGCATGCAAATAGGCAATTTAGAAACCACCCAGGCTTGGATTACACACATGCTAGCAATCCATTGCCCTCTTACCTCGTTCCCCCTTGGTCCCGTCTACTCCATCTCGGCCGTTGGCACCTGGGGGGCCTGGCATACCAGGGATCCCTGGAATGAGAGCAGGTCCCTGGCAATTGCTTGCACTCGCCAGCCAAGCTGCAGGCAGGCACACCAGTGCCAGACAGACAATCTCTTTAGTGCTCAGCATcctggaaggggaaaaagaaagaagaaaaggttgtCAGGGATCAGGAAATACTTGCAATTATagcgttgccaactctgggttgggtgATCCCTGGAGATTTCGGGGTAAAAGCTGCGGTTGGATCTGAGCAAGGTGTAATCTTGTAGAGTCCACACATCTCCACCCAgagcattttctccaggcgaattGATCACTGTcaactggagatctgttgtaattctagaagatctccagcaactttatttatatttatatttgtttatttatatttatttatatctttatatctttatttatatttatattaattatttgttgCTATTACCGTTtgtgtaatattattttgttgttcactgcccagagcccttaggagatggggcggtatataaatatgataataaataaaataaataaataaactttctggaggttggcaaccctattcttcaGTTCAGGTTGACAGAAGAACAAAAAGCCTTTTTGCCACCCAAAGAAACTGCAATAGAATTCTTTCATCCTAGACCTGATCCGTAGAACTTCCTCCCTCATTTCATCTCTGCTGGACACCCCCTGCTTGGAAGGCCTTGCAGGTTGATAACCAGTACCTGGAAGATCTCCCTTCTCCTCctagccagggtggtgtagtggttaagagcaggtggattctaatctggagaacccagtttgattccccactcctccacctgatggaggcttatctggtgaacttgatgtgtttctgcactcctacttccaacagggtgatcttgggctagtcacagttttctctgaacttttccagccccacctaccacacaaggtatctgttgtggggagaggaagggaaaggagcttggaagccaccttgagcctccttacaggagagaaaggtggggtataaatccaaactactcctcctcctccttcctctaacTGTGCCCCAAACCATCTGGATCGGGGCAGAAGTTCCCTTCTGGGTACACTGCATGctagtaaagaagaagagtttgcattcatgccccacttttctgtatcttgaaggagtctcaaagcagcttacaaactcttttcctccttcttcccacagactccttgtgaggtaggtggaactgagagagttctgagagaactggggctggccgagggtcacccagcagtctgcaTGTGGAGGCGGGAGCAAtaaacgcggttctccagataagaatccatccCCCGCTGGACAGAACTGTGAATTTTCTCATAAGCAAGAGCATTCCTTTGCTGCTTATGCAGTATTTCCTTTCTAGGTGCCCGGTTCCGAGCTAGTTCAAACAAGCAAAACAGTGCCTGTTCTTtttagaagaacagtttgaattccccacctttctctcctgtgaggagactcaagggggtttacaagctcctttcccttcctctccttacaacaaacacactgcgaggtaggtggggctgtgtgagttctgagagaactgtgacaaagaTGTGCTGGAAACCCTGCCACTGAGTATGGAGGCTCTATTCATCCATCACAACAAATAGCCACTGATGAACCTATCTTCCCTACATTTCTCAAAAGGCCTATACAGGAGGGTTATCACCACATCCTGAGGTAGGGGGTTTCACACATTATCTGGTCTTTGAGTGCAAATGAATAGTCTTTGGTCTATCCTGACTTCAgacctctgatttttttttttgcatctcatGAAGTGTGCTTATGCTGGGATAGAGTTGAGTccatttttaagaagaagaagagtttgtatttatatccccctttctctcctgtaggagactcaaaggggctgacaatctccttgcccttcctccctcacaacagacaccctgtgaggtaggtggggctgagagggctccgagaagctgtgactagcccaaggtcacccagctggcgtgtgtgggagtgtacaggctaatctgaattccccagataaacctccacagctcaggcggcagagtggggaatcaaacccggttcctccagattagatacacgagctcttaaactcctatgccactgctgctctccttaaGGTACCATAAGGCTCCTGAATTTCACAAGGTGACCTAGTGTTAGAGGCAAATTCTTCCCTCTCCATTGAAATGCATCACACAGGCGATTAGAAacctgtgggttttttcccctctgccactttccccccttctAAAGCAAACAGCCCCCAACTCATTCGCCTTTCCTCAAAGGGATGATATTCTAAGCCCACACTCATTCAGCTTTCTTATCCAATGGAAGTCTGGCCTTGCTGTCCAAGGTGTATTGGCTAGTGCCTGTTCCTCCTTCACCCCACCTGGTCTAGAAAATAAACCAGCCAGACAACGGGAATATTCCTTACCTCACAGTCTCCCAAAACACAGCCAAGGCACAAAACTGACTGAATCTCCGGACTGACTGAAGACGCTTCTCCCAGCACAAACGGGAAGGAAGAAACACATGCACCCGCTACACATTTGCACACAGGCCAGAAACCCTGCAATGCCCTCCCCCACCGCACGTTCGTTGCAAAACAGAAATCGGAGTTTCTGCCCCACAGGCGCACCATGTTTTCATCTTTCCTGCCTGCTACGGCAGCACTTTCACATCAGCAGTGGGCCACCGCACAGGGAAGTTCTGAGCCCCCCTTGGGATATTTCTGGAGACTTTCTGTGCCACTTCTGCAAACATTATGGGGAACCTGATCTTGTGGTCAGGAGTTTTCCAAGCAGTGCTGAGCCCTCAGCGGCTTGTGGTTCGAGCCAGTTGCAGAAGCTGCTAAGGACAGCTCGTTGCCGGACTGGACCTCAGaactttttcttctccctctcttctgggcagtagacctgtgaTCTCAGCAACACCCCTCATGCCTTCATTGAGGcatgccaaactccaggtagcgcctagagatctcctgcaatgatatcttatctccagactacagaggttagttccagtggtgggatccaaaaatgttaataacaggttccgatggtggtgggattcaaacagtggtgccgccgcacacacgcacctccagtccctattgggcagggaggttgctttagtaaccccttctcggcactcagaaaaaattagtaacctttAGTAATTAGTAAATtagttctagagaagtggtgagaactggttggatcccacctctggttagttcccctggagcaaatggccacattggagagtggactctatagcaATATACCTGGCTAAGGTGTCTCTCTTCTCTTAACCCTCTCCTTCCCATACACTGCTCACAAACCTCCGGGATTTTCCCAATCCTACTTTCATCAGTCTTACCTTCTGGGGTATGGTAGAACAGCCATCCTTGGGAAGGGTACCAAGGCTCAAGGTTGGAGCACCTACTTAGCTTGCAGATCCCAGGTTCAACACCCAAcacctccagttgaaaggaccaggtaaGAGGTGGTGTAGAGACCATGGagagccagtctgagtagatcaTGCTGACCGTGATGGACCAAAGACCTGAGTGAATGTAAGGCAGCTCCACGGGTTCATGTGTGAACCCAACTCCCTTTGGGTTTCATgtacatcaatcaatcaattatggCATGGTGTAAGCAGTATATCAGATTGCATATTAAATGGAGGGGGAAGAATACAAAGCAAGACTATTGTGTGTGAGGTGCCCTGAAGCCACAGCTGGTTTATAGtagacccagtagggttttcaaggcaagaggctaacagtgatggtttgccatttttttccttcgGGGTAGctaccatggtattccttggtggtctcccatccagaggcataggaggggaaaatggcatctggggccAATTTACCAGCTCCcctgtgactttgggccaggtcATTTTTGCTCATGGGGGTGGTGACAAAAATAAAGGTTCCAAGCGGGAGCTGGTAATTGGCCACTGGGGGATGgccacagtgtggtgtagtggtggtagtaagagcagcagactctaatctggagaaccatcaTTTCCACAGAGGAGCAGGAAAATACCTTTCTCTGCTACCCCTCAGAGTGGGCAGGGTGaggctagatggaccagtggtctgactctcACTAAAGAAAGTATTTGTATATACGGTAATTTGTATATTCAAGTGTCTCACCCTTCCACAACTCCCTGATCTGTGACTGGACTTTGCCCACCATCCCAGCTTTTTTGAGTACTTCCTGATTGGATTTCCCTCAACGTCTCTGCCTCCCCGAGCACTTTCTGTTTGGATTTCCCTCAACATCTCCACTACCCCGAGTACTTTCTGATTGAATTTCCTCAacatcccttcctcccccaaaccTTCCTGattgggccagaggtgggatccagcaggttctcataggttcccgagagtaggttactaattatttgtgtgtgccgagagggggttactaattggtgattttgccttgtgatttttgccctagttacgccctcctctcagcagtagcgtgcagaacttgaagcagtctagcaggaggtataccggcggcgtggcagcctgcgcctgaatgCATTtatttcccgtccaaggactggcgcagcagctgcgtccttgccacagccctgcccaggaatgcccgcccccgtcgtgccccgccccaccccattggcgctacgccacagtttgaatcccaccaccatgggaacctgttactaaaatttttggatcccaccactggattgggcTTTCCTCAACGTCCTTACCACCTAAAGTGCCACCCATTATATTTCCTTCTTTGAAATGATCTCATCTCACTGACCAGTTCTTCTCAAGTCCTTTTAAGTCTCTTCTCATTCTCCCAAGTCTCAGTCTCCATCCACAGTTCATAATCCATTAGAACTGGTAGACAGATTAATGAAGGATAGGTCCCTCAGTGGCTATTACCAGTAAATGGTTATTACCATCCTctcatgggagggggggcaaggaGTGTTTTTGACCTCTGTGCCTTGTTTAAGAGTCTTCTGGGGAAACAAACTAACCTCTGAGGATTCCAGTCTAGATGGATAAGACGTACTGTATTTTCATTTTACAGTTTTGGGTaacagagccagcatagtgtagtggttaagagcaggtggattctaatctggagaaccaggtttgattccccactcctccacctgagtggtggaggcttacctggagaaccagatgtgtttctgcactcctacattcctgctgggtgaccttggcctaatcacataagaacataagaactagcctgctggatcagaccagagtccatctagtccagcactctgctactcgcagtggcccaccaggtgcctttgggagctcacgtgcaggatgtgaaagcaatggccttctgctgctgctgctcctgagcacctggtctgctaaggcatttgcaatcagagatcaaggaggatcaagattggtagccatagttcttcggagctttctcagccccacctacctcacaaggtgtctgttgtggggagagggagggaaaggagcttacaagccatcttgagtctccttacagaagagaaaggtggagtataaattcaagctcttcttcttcatcattggTCTTTCATtcactggaaaaggggggaaactgtggccccttctgcacacgcaaaataatgcattttcaaaccactttcacaactgcttgcaagtggattttgctattccgcacagcttcaaagagcactgaaagcagtttgaaagtgcattattctgcatgtatggaatgagcctatgtttttaATGGAATGCATAACTTTTATGTTTTGTCATCAAAATTAAAGCCAAGCTGAGGGTGACCCAGGAGGGCTTTCCCAGTAAGAGATTAACAAAAGTTGTtttgccaaaggtcacccagctaaatcaaggtcacccagcaggcatcacatGGAGGAACAAGGAACCTCTCTCTAGCAACCCTGgaatcttggtggtctcccatccaaatactaatcaaggCTGACCTTTCTTAGCATCTGAGACCTACCTAGTCTGGGCTATCAAGCTCAGGGCAAAAATAAGAAcacttttaaagcaaaaaaacacTTTTATTGATAACATTTACTACAGCTAGAAACCTTTTCGGGAAACGGGGGCGGAAGGTCGCTATGAAAGTAGCTTGGATGTATGGAAAGGGGGGTTGCCCAGTTGTTCGCCAAGCACTTAGTCTGGGAACAGCAAGAAGCCGGAGAAAAGGCTGTCGGATCCCGCAATGCCCACCATGCCGTTGTAGTCGTTGACTGCCAGCCACACCTGGTGTCCCTGCGTCATCTGCATGAGGACCCCCCCGGAGGTGACTTGCTTGGTGTTGGATATGTGGTCGCAAAAGCTGGCCACCTTCTCCCGGTTCAGGTACATGCTCACGCACAGGTTGGCCGTGTGGGAGGCATAGTAGGTGAAGTAGTAGAGGCCGGGGATACGGCACGTAAACTTCCCGGTGCTGATGTCGTAGTCGTTGTTGATGTTGGTGATGGCTTTATTGAAGATCACGGGCGTGTTCTTCTCAGGGTACTGGTTTGTTTGGCGCATCACGGTGAAGGCCGCCTGATGGTTCCGCTTGTAGTTGCCGGTTTCTCCCGGTTCACCTACTATCCCCTTCTGGCCAGGATCCCCTGGCTCACCCTGGGAACCTCTGGGCCCATTTTTCCCAGGAATGCCTGGAAGACCGGGTTCTCCTGGCTCTCCCTGGGGACCTCGGCCTCCATAAACAGCTGGTTTGCCTGCAAGAGTCCAAGAAAGGATTGGTCAAGATCAAAAGAAAAGTACAGGAAGAGTTTGggtttctcctgtaaggagactcaaaggggcttacaaaccccttttccttccttcctctcacagcagacaccttgtgagattggtgggggcagaggtgtagtGGCAATGGGGCGGGGTAGGGCACAATGCCCCAGGGGAAGccgcagtggaggcatggccaggctgcagagggggcatggcaggggcattccggaaGTGTTcccggggtgttctggggcaggggtgggcgccGCCGCGACAGGGGCGCAGCACAGGTGCATGCCtcgggtggagtttcccctcgctccacctctgggtggggctgagagagttctgaagaactgagactagtctCAGCTGTCTGACACTGTCAAACCAGCAGCCTCAAGCTTAATGTTGTCTTCTCTGAGCGGCCCTGACTCTCCAGCAAGAAAAGAGATTGACGGGTTTTTCTCACTATTGATTGCCCAAGCTCTTCCAACTGGAGAAGCAATCAACTGAACTTGAAATGTTTGTTGTACAACTCACAAGCTCTACCCCTGAGACATGGTCCTTTCCCTCAATGGAGAATACAACTGAACAGAACATTACAACAGCCGAAGTTCACCCAGCAGGGAGCCGGgagacaaatctagttcaccagataagagcccgctTCTCTTTTGGGGGAGTGGacaatcaaaacccggttctccacattagagtccaccgctcttgaccgctataccatgctggctctacccAATCTatatctgatttttcttttaatatctaaattgaaataatgcattttgaatcttattttttttttaaaaaaaatctgatttgcaTATAGAGTGCTGTGCATGTGCAGCTTACGGTAGATTGAACTTCTGTATTCTTTCCCACATATTCCACATGGGCAAGTGCTCATAGGTAAaatgatgcacacacacacacaatctcatTGTGATGTTCTATTCAGTTGTATTCCACATTGTGGGAAAGGACTGTGTCTCAGGGGTAGAGTTCATGAGTTGTCAAGTTCAGTTGATTGCATTTCCAGTTAGAAGAGTTCGGGCAATTAATATTGAGAAAAACCCACCAACCTCTCTTCTTTCTGGAGAGTCTGTGCCACTCAGAGAAGACAAAATTAAGCTCAAG
Proteins encoded in this region:
- the C1QC gene encoding complement C1q subcomponent subunit C, with the protein product MFLGWGFGLVLFLVSSSLEAETSRHCYGIPGLPGVPGVSGKDGRDGQKGAKGEPGKPAVYGGRGPQGEPGEPGLPGIPGKNGPRGSQGEPGDPGQKGIVGEPGETGNYKRNHQAAFTVMRQTNQYPEKNTPVIFNKAITNINNDYDISTGKFTCRIPGLYYFTYYASHTANLCVSMYLNREKVASFCDHISNTKQVTSGGVLMQMTQGHQVWLAVNDYNGMVGIAGSDSLFSGFLLFPD
- the C1QB gene encoding complement C1q subcomponent subunit B, with amino-acid sequence MLSTKEIVCLALVCLPAAWLASASNCQGPALIPGIPGMPGPPGANGRDGVDGTKGERGPPGKSDDFRDVGEKGEPGEEGHPGKVGPKGPAGSKGPPGPPGSRGPKGESGDYKTTLKSAFSAARMVSMLPRRGQPVRFDRVLVNVNRHYENRYGRFTCQMPGLYYFTYHVTSRNNLCVHLKKGQGSRGDKVVAFCDFTHNTFQVTTGGVVLRLAAGESVWLEPTEKNSLIGGTDGADSIFSGFLLFPDA